From one Streptomyces sp. R41 genomic stretch:
- a CDS encoding DUF6236 family protein: protein MGGGELGDITDREVLLDHLRIRFYTRIRPALQDLHRAMRGQRMLTFWGAINVQAAAPPVMTSALAVLAMQPSVAQSAAIGLGGFAIGACATALSHRQLREQALGTSPMAYLHQLQAGLSPLSLTERVRAAAERLSRPRLPR from the coding sequence GTGGGAGGCGGCGAGCTGGGCGATATCACGGACCGGGAGGTTCTGCTCGACCACTTGAGGATACGTTTCTACACGCGGATCCGGCCTGCTCTGCAAGATCTCCACCGCGCAATGCGTGGTCAGCGAATGCTGACGTTCTGGGGGGCGATCAACGTACAGGCCGCCGCACCACCGGTGATGACGAGCGCCCTGGCCGTACTGGCGATGCAACCGTCCGTCGCGCAGTCTGCGGCGATCGGCCTCGGCGGATTCGCCATCGGCGCCTGTGCCACGGCATTGAGTCACCGGCAACTGCGAGAGCAAGCACTGGGCACTTCTCCAATGGCGTACCTGCACCAGCTCCAAGCAGGGCTCTCTCCTCTAAGCCTCACCGAGCGGGTCCGGGCCGCTGCAGAACGACTGTCTCGGCCACGGCTCCCCAGGTGA
- a CDS encoding IS110 family transposase: MYDIDDVGVFLGLDVGKSVHHGHGLTPAGKKVFDKQLPNSEPKLRAVFDKLAAKFGTVLVIVDQPASIGALPLTVARDAGCKVAYLPGLTMRRIADLYPGEAKTDAKDAAVIADAARTLPHTLRSLELTDEITAELTVLVGFDQDLAAEATRTSNRIRGLLTQFHPSLERVLGPRLDHQAVTWLLERYGSPQALRIAGRRKLVEVIRPKAPRMAQRLIDEVFDALDEQTVVVPGTGTLDVVIPSLARSLAAVHEQRRALEAQIGQLLEAHPLSAVLTSMPGVAVRTAATLLATVGDGTSFPTAAHLASYAGLAPTTKSSGTSIHGEHAPRGGNRQLKRAMFLSAFAALHDPASRTYYDKCRTRGKTHTQALLRLARHRISVLFAMLRDGTFYEARTPRLA, from the coding sequence TTGTACGACATCGACGACGTGGGCGTCTTCCTCGGCCTGGACGTCGGCAAGAGCGTCCACCACGGGCACGGCCTCACCCCGGCCGGCAAGAAGGTCTTCGACAAACAGCTGCCCAACAGCGAGCCGAAGCTTCGGGCCGTCTTCGACAAGTTGGCCGCGAAGTTCGGCACCGTGCTGGTGATCGTGGACCAGCCCGCCTCGATCGGCGCCCTGCCCCTGACGGTCGCCCGGGACGCCGGCTGCAAGGTCGCCTACCTGCCCGGACTCACGATGCGGCGGATCGCCGATCTGTATCCCGGCGAGGCGAAGACCGACGCGAAGGACGCCGCGGTGATCGCGGACGCAGCCCGGACCTTGCCGCACACCCTGCGCTCGCTGGAGCTGACCGACGAGATCACCGCCGAACTGACCGTGCTGGTGGGCTTCGACCAGGACCTGGCGGCCGAGGCCACCCGCACCTCCAACCGGATACGCGGCCTGCTCACCCAGTTCCACCCCAGCCTGGAGCGCGTTCTCGGGCCGCGCCTGGACCATCAGGCCGTGACCTGGCTTCTGGAACGCTACGGATCCCCGCAAGCTCTGCGCATAGCCGGACGCCGCAAGCTGGTTGAGGTGATCCGGCCCAAGGCCCCGCGCATGGCCCAGCGGTTGATCGACGAGGTCTTCGACGCGCTCGACGAACAAACTGTCGTGGTCCCGGGAACCGGCACTCTCGACGTCGTGATCCCGTCCCTGGCCCGCTCGCTCGCGGCCGTTCACGAACAGCGACGAGCCCTGGAAGCGCAGATCGGGCAGTTGCTGGAGGCTCACCCTCTTTCCGCAGTCCTGACCTCGATGCCGGGGGTCGCGGTCAGGACTGCCGCCACCTTGCTGGCCACCGTCGGCGACGGCACCAGCTTCCCTACCGCCGCCCACCTGGCCTCCTACGCCGGCCTCGCCCCGACTACGAAGTCTTCGGGAACCTCGATCCACGGCGAACACGCGCCCAGAGGCGGCAACCGGCAGCTCAAGCGAGCGATGTTCCTGTCCGCGTTCGCCGCCCTGCACGATCCCGCCTCCCGCACCTACTACGACAAGTGCCGGACCCGCGGAAAGACCCACACGCAGGCTCTTCTCCGCCTGGCCCGCCACCGCATCAGCGTGCTGTTCGCGATGCTCCGCGACGGCACCTTCTACGAAGCCAGAACCCCGCGGCTCGCTTGA
- a CDS encoding Scr1 family TA system antitoxin-like transcriptional regulator yields the protein MTKDIEAPPGHPRRYRIGDTGTMAAQLGHLLSEMALSPISLGVIPFTVERTVWPMATFTVFDDQSVHADSLDAAATLTQPGQVGLYLRAFRGLSQAAVYGAGARGLITQALTALDR from the coding sequence TTGACGAAAGACATAGAGGCACCCCCCGGGCACCCGCGCCGTTACCGGATCGGCGACACCGGCACGATGGCCGCCCAACTCGGCCATCTGCTTTCCGAGATGGCGCTGTCGCCCATCTCCCTGGGCGTGATCCCCTTCACGGTCGAGCGCACCGTCTGGCCGATGGCGACCTTCACCGTCTTCGACGACCAAAGCGTGCACGCGGACTCGCTCGACGCTGCCGCGACGCTCACCCAGCCGGGACAGGTTGGTCTCTACCTCCGCGCCTTCCGGGGGCTGTCACAGGCTGCGGTGTACGGCGCCGGCGCACGCGGACTCATCACCCAAGCCCTCACCGCCCTCGACAGATGA
- a CDS encoding restriction endonuclease, with protein MVATPRSWGQRHRRHAGPGPGRRGAQLAAGLRFALSQLDALHHTQFEQAIRELMRRDGCPDAARVGGGGDLGADVKATDPFGRRWVIQCKHRGNGDRGSAVGTPDLQVLSGTARQVHGADVAVIVTNGRVTAPAVAFAKQQRLHVVDRRVLGTWAAGNRPLWELLRALPPPRKPSALS; from the coding sequence GTGGTGGCCACACCAAGGTCGTGGGGCCAACGTCACCGACGTCACGCAGGCCCTGGCCCCGGTCGACGGGGAGCCCAGCTGGCCGCGGGCTTGCGGTTCGCCCTGTCGCAGCTGGACGCGCTGCACCACACGCAGTTCGAGCAGGCGATCCGGGAACTGATGCGACGTGACGGATGCCCGGATGCTGCCCGGGTCGGAGGTGGCGGCGACCTCGGCGCGGACGTGAAGGCCACCGATCCGTTCGGGCGGCGCTGGGTGATCCAGTGCAAGCACCGCGGCAACGGGGATCGTGGCTCGGCCGTGGGAACCCCGGATCTGCAGGTGCTCAGCGGCACCGCACGCCAGGTGCACGGGGCGGACGTGGCGGTGATCGTGACCAACGGCCGTGTCACCGCGCCGGCTGTGGCCTTCGCCAAGCAGCAGCGACTGCATGTGGTGGATCGTCGTGTGCTCGGCACCTGGGCCGCAGGCAACCGCCCGCTGTGGGAGCTTCTGCGAGCCCTCCCCCCTCCCCGGAAGCCATCCGCTCTGTCCTGA
- a CDS encoding winged helix-turn-helix domain-containing protein, whose translation MEKELALGPAEHGWEDQRWTLARIRALIDWKFGTDCSMAAVWLLLLHRRGWSWQSPARRAMERDEGAVGLWTKDVWPQAE comes from the coding sequence TTGGAGAAGGAATTGGCCCTCGGCCCTGCCGAGCACGGCTGGGAGGACCAGCGGTGGACCCTGGCCCGGATCAGAGCGCTGATCGACTGGAAGTTCGGGACCGACTGCTCGATGGCGGCGGTATGGCTGCTGCTGCTGCACCGCCGCGGCTGGTCCTGGCAGTCTCCCGCCCGCCGGGCCATGGAACGCGACGAGGGCGCGGTGGGCTTGTGGACGAAGGACGTGTGGCCGCAGGCGGAATGA
- a CDS encoding FAD-dependent oxidoreductase: protein MRPRIAVIGSGPAGLTFARVLHRHGHPVTVLERDPARDARPAGGTLDLHEGLGQLALEKAGVLAEFQALSRPEGQAMRILDADGTVLRDWQPRPGDRANPEIDRGQLRDLLLGPVDVQWGRVVTEVVPESRDGVLVHFADGRQETFDLVIGADGAWSRVRPAVSSASPQYTGVTLVETSLDDVDTRHPDLARLVGDGSVAVYGVNRALVAQRNSGGHVKVYAQFRVPLDWHTNTDRLTGLNQRAGLGPADVEATRSSLLAQFDGWAASVLDLLHHGTAFIHRPLYVLPVSHTWAHVPGVTLLGDAAHLMPPLGAGANLAMLEGAELAESIAAAPGPGDLDEAVRAFEERMWARAGRWANITMAGLERLVSPDPSEALALFDEVQPS, encoded by the coding sequence ATGAGACCCCGTATCGCCGTGATCGGCAGCGGTCCCGCCGGCCTTACCTTTGCCCGCGTCCTGCACCGTCATGGTCACCCTGTCACCGTCCTCGAACGCGATCCCGCCCGCGACGCCCGTCCCGCGGGCGGCACGCTGGACCTGCACGAGGGGCTGGGCCAGCTGGCGCTGGAGAAGGCGGGGGTGCTGGCGGAGTTCCAGGCACTGTCCCGTCCCGAGGGGCAGGCCATGCGCATCCTGGACGCGGACGGGACCGTCCTGCGCGACTGGCAACCTCGTCCGGGTGACCGGGCCAATCCCGAGATCGACCGCGGGCAACTGCGTGACCTGTTGCTCGGGCCTGTGGACGTTCAGTGGGGGCGGGTCGTGACGGAGGTGGTGCCGGAGAGCCGGGATGGCGTGCTGGTCCATTTCGCGGACGGGCGACAGGAGACGTTCGACCTCGTGATCGGCGCGGACGGTGCCTGGTCCCGGGTCCGCCCGGCGGTCTCGTCCGCGTCGCCGCAGTACACCGGCGTCACCTTGGTCGAGACTTCCCTGGACGACGTCGACACCCGCCACCCCGACCTCGCCCGGCTGGTCGGCGACGGTTCCGTGGCCGTGTACGGCGTGAACCGCGCGCTCGTCGCCCAGCGCAACAGCGGCGGCCACGTCAAGGTGTACGCCCAGTTCCGCGTACCGTTGGACTGGCACACGAACACGGACCGGCTTACGGGCCTGAACCAGCGCGCGGGCCTGGGCCCGGCCGACGTCGAGGCCACGCGATCAAGCCTGCTGGCCCAGTTCGACGGCTGGGCCGCTTCCGTCCTCGACCTCCTCCACCACGGCACGGCTTTCATCCACCGCCCCCTCTATGTCCTTCCCGTGTCCCACACCTGGGCCCACGTCCCCGGGGTGACGCTCCTGGGCGACGCCGCCCACTTGATGCCCCCGTTGGGGGCGGGCGCGAACCTCGCGATGCTGGAAGGCGCCGAACTCGCCGAGTCCATCGCCGCGGCCCCCGGCCCTGGAGATCTGGACGAGGCCGTCCGCGCCTTCGAGGAACGGATGTGGGCACGGGCCGGCAGGTGGGCGAACATCACGATGGCTGGTCTGGAACGCCTCGTGAGCCCGGACCCGTCCGAAGCCCTCGCCCTCTTCGACGAGGTCCAGCCTTCCTGA
- a CDS encoding TetR/AcrR family transcriptional regulator, whose product MPEGAVDKRDAILRAAGKVFAERGYHATGISDIARELGAGHGTFYRYFKNKEDIARSVVSQALGRITDALSDEDPGSSETLSQYREQVRRIGHKLFELVVAEPELGRILFYDAIAIDRAEPDLAGQAMEAAAAYTAAFIRNGQDRGFLRRDLDAHVVGLAVNGMIVTGAVRLLHVQDPAGMRQPWIHTVETLMFDGLGSS is encoded by the coding sequence ATGCCCGAAGGTGCGGTCGACAAGCGGGACGCGATCCTGCGCGCCGCGGGAAAGGTATTCGCCGAACGCGGCTACCACGCGACCGGTATCTCCGACATCGCGCGGGAGCTCGGCGCCGGACACGGCACGTTCTACCGTTACTTCAAGAACAAGGAGGACATCGCGCGGAGCGTGGTGTCGCAGGCGCTCGGCCGGATAACGGACGCGCTGTCCGACGAAGACCCCGGCTCCTCGGAGACCCTGTCGCAGTACCGAGAGCAGGTCAGGCGGATCGGCCACAAGTTGTTCGAGCTCGTCGTGGCGGAACCGGAGTTGGGCCGCATTCTGTTCTACGACGCGATAGCCATCGACCGCGCCGAACCCGACCTCGCGGGCCAGGCCATGGAGGCGGCAGCCGCGTACACCGCCGCGTTCATCCGCAACGGCCAGGACCGTGGCTTTCTGCGTCGCGATCTGGACGCCCATGTGGTCGGGCTCGCGGTGAACGGGATGATCGTGACCGGAGCCGTACGCCTGCTGCACGTGCAGGACCCGGCCGGCATGCGTCAGCCGTGGATCCACACGGTGGAAACCCTCATGTTCGACGGCCTCGGCTCCTCCTGA
- a CDS encoding RNA polymerase sigma factor, whose protein sequence is MTTGLDDEELLGRTARDPASFEPLVERHSAALHGYFARRAPGAVDDLLAELWLQAYATRRGFDPARGSVRAWLFGVARNVLSAHWRRVAAARADIPRAIVDDDPWEAVDNRLVAAAVAPRLRELLAQLPSDERELLLLVAWEQLTPSEAAAVVGVPAATARTRLHRVRNRMRSGAPFDLTGDPK, encoded by the coding sequence ATGACAACGGGCCTGGACGACGAGGAGCTGCTGGGCCGTACGGCACGCGACCCGGCCTCCTTCGAGCCGTTGGTGGAACGCCATTCGGCAGCCCTGCACGGCTACTTCGCGCGCCGCGCGCCCGGAGCCGTCGACGATCTGCTCGCCGAGCTGTGGCTCCAGGCGTACGCGACGCGACGCGGGTTCGACCCGGCCCGCGGGTCCGTACGGGCCTGGCTGTTCGGCGTGGCCAGGAACGTGCTCTCCGCTCACTGGCGGCGGGTCGCGGCGGCCCGCGCGGACATCCCGCGCGCCATCGTCGACGACGACCCCTGGGAGGCCGTGGACAACCGGCTCGTCGCCGCAGCCGTGGCCCCCAGGCTGCGCGAGCTTCTCGCTCAGCTCCCCTCCGACGAACGGGAGTTACTGCTCCTGGTCGCCTGGGAGCAGCTGACGCCCAGCGAGGCCGCCGCCGTGGTCGGCGTACCCGCCGCGACGGCCCGCACCCGTCTGCACCGCGTCCGCAACCGTATGCGCTCGGGCGCCCCCTTCGACCTGACCGGAGACCCGAAATGA
- a CDS encoding calcium-binding protein, which translates to MRMRTAAAATVGTLALLSFVTPAAHADSSKGDTVFTSVTFSKTTVNVGVSAAQSLTVTATAKDGSGIKGIYGGKLVSSDSRLIYADSATCTRPTSTTMKCTYTYTLEPDRTDYFDLKNSSAGTWHFNAEAAAYDQDYFTLDTGAPFKVKRYAKLATTQATPEPVTKGGTLTVSGALTRANWDTNVYAGYGSQKVALQFKKSGSSTYSTVKNVTTDSGGKLKTTVTASYSGTWRWKFAGTGTTSGATASGDSVALS; encoded by the coding sequence ATGCGTATGCGTACCGCCGCGGCCGCCACCGTCGGCACCCTGGCACTGCTCTCGTTCGTGACGCCCGCCGCCCATGCGGACTCGAGCAAGGGCGACACCGTCTTCACCTCCGTGACCTTCAGTAAGACGACCGTCAACGTCGGCGTCAGCGCGGCGCAGAGCCTTACCGTGACGGCCACCGCCAAGGACGGCTCAGGGATCAAGGGCATCTACGGCGGCAAGCTGGTCAGTTCCGACAGTCGGCTCATCTACGCGGACTCCGCCACCTGCACCCGGCCCACGTCGACGACCATGAAGTGCACGTACACGTACACGCTCGAACCCGATCGCACCGACTACTTCGACCTCAAGAACAGCTCGGCGGGCACCTGGCACTTCAATGCCGAGGCCGCCGCCTACGACCAGGACTATTTCACCCTGGACACCGGCGCGCCGTTCAAGGTGAAGCGGTACGCGAAGCTGGCGACCACCCAGGCCACGCCCGAGCCAGTCACCAAGGGCGGCACGCTCACCGTGTCCGGGGCGCTCACCCGGGCCAACTGGGACACCAACGTCTACGCGGGGTACGGCAGCCAGAAGGTGGCCCTTCAGTTCAAGAAGTCCGGATCCTCGACGTACTCCACGGTCAAGAACGTGACCACCGACAGCGGCGGCAAGCTGAAGACGACGGTCACCGCGAGCTACTCGGGGACCTGGCGGTGGAAGTTCGCCGGTACGGGGACGACGAGCGGCGCGACCGCGTCAGGGGACAGCGTCGCCCTGAGCTAG
- a CDS encoding flavin-containing monooxygenase, with amino-acid sequence MVVGAGFSGIGAAVRLREAGFDDVLVLEKSTQLGGTWRQNTYPGCACDVPSTLYSYSFTPDAAWSRVFAGQREILAYLRATAQRYRLGDMLRCGVQVLGARWDGAAGRWLLETTDGPYSAAVLVLATGPWHVPRRLEVPGIEDFNGPVFHTARWDHSVDLAGRRVAVVGSGASAVQVVPAIEAQAAAVGLFQRTAQWVLPKPDLLLPAAFNRLLDRVPGVRGALRAGQYALQEGFGYAFRHPQGARLLEAGARAHLRLAVRDRQLRRQLTPDYRLGCKRLLTSSTFYRALSQPHVRLHPTAVTAVRGNEVVGADGTTVHADVLIEATGFRVGQLPLAKTLYGRNGRTLDEAWGGEPQAYMGTTVSGFPNLFLLLGPNLLGGSTSAITVLEAQLTYLIAALAHLDQGGHCALDVRSAAQAAHNTAVQDALATTVYNAGGCTSYYFTSTGRNTFAWPWSTGRLVRRLSRFDADAYTFDVPARALPLPSQARPQPGDRTGAANAEQP; translated from the coding sequence GTGGTCGTCGGAGCGGGGTTCTCCGGAATCGGCGCCGCCGTCCGGCTTCGCGAGGCAGGGTTTGACGATGTGCTCGTTCTGGAGAAGTCGACGCAACTCGGCGGCACCTGGAGGCAGAACACCTACCCCGGCTGCGCCTGTGATGTGCCCTCGACGCTCTACAGCTACTCCTTCACCCCGGATGCCGCCTGGAGCAGGGTCTTCGCCGGGCAGCGGGAAATCCTTGCTTATCTGCGGGCGACGGCCCAGCGGTACCGGCTTGGTGACATGCTGCGCTGCGGTGTTCAGGTGCTGGGAGCCCGGTGGGATGGGGCGGCCGGCCGCTGGCTGCTGGAGACCACCGACGGGCCCTACAGCGCGGCGGTATTGGTCCTGGCCACCGGCCCCTGGCACGTCCCGCGCCGCCTGGAAGTCCCCGGGATCGAGGACTTCAACGGTCCCGTGTTCCATACCGCCCGGTGGGACCACAGCGTCGACTTGGCCGGGCGGCGGGTGGCCGTGGTGGGGAGCGGCGCCTCCGCCGTCCAGGTCGTCCCGGCCATCGAAGCCCAGGCTGCGGCCGTGGGCCTCTTCCAGCGCACTGCCCAGTGGGTGCTGCCCAAGCCCGATCTGCTGCTACCCGCGGCGTTCAACCGGCTTTTGGACCGCGTACCCGGTGTGCGCGGCGCCCTGCGCGCCGGGCAGTACGCCCTGCAGGAGGGCTTTGGCTACGCCTTCCGCCACCCTCAGGGCGCCCGTCTCCTCGAGGCCGGCGCCCGCGCACATCTGCGGCTCGCGGTCCGCGACCGGCAACTACGCCGGCAACTGACACCGGATTACCGGCTGGGCTGCAAGCGTCTTCTGACGTCCAGCACCTTCTACCGGGCCCTGTCCCAGCCGCACGTCCGCCTGCACCCCACGGCCGTGACCGCCGTACGCGGCAACGAAGTCGTCGGCGCCGACGGCACCACCGTCCACGCCGACGTGCTCATCGAGGCCACGGGCTTCCGCGTCGGGCAGCTGCCGCTGGCCAAGACCCTGTACGGCAGGAACGGCCGGACACTCGACGAAGCATGGGGTGGCGAACCGCAGGCGTACATGGGCACCACCGTGAGCGGCTTCCCCAACCTCTTCCTGCTTCTGGGACCCAATCTGCTCGGCGGCTCCACCTCCGCGATCACCGTCCTGGAAGCCCAGCTGACGTATCTCATTGCCGCCCTGGCCCACCTCGACCAGGGCGGCCACTGTGCCCTGGACGTCCGGTCGGCCGCACAGGCCGCGCACAACACCGCAGTCCAGGACGCGCTCGCGACCACGGTCTACAACGCCGGCGGCTGCACCAGCTACTACTTCACTTCCACCGGGCGGAACACCTTCGCCTGGCCGTGGTCCACCGGGCGGCTCGTGCGCCGACTGAGCCGATTCGACGCCGACGCCTACACCTTTGACGTACCTGCCCGGGCCCTTCCACTGCCCTCTCAGGCAAGGCCGCAGCCTGGAGACCGTACGGGAGCCGCGAACGCAGAGCAGCCATGA